The genomic interval GTTTGATCTCGACAACAAACGGCTTTGTCGGGCGCTTCATCGAATCAGTTCGTAGGATTGAGGCCCTCCTTGTAGCACACCTTTCGTGGGGGCCAATTCGTCAAGGCCTGCCGGCCGGGCCGGATCTGCGAAAAAGCGGGGGTATCGTCCCAGCCCGGGCGGCCCGTCGCCGGATGGCCCGACCAGTCGATGCCAATCTGCGAAAGCACCGGATCGCGGCGCCATGCGCGGCCGCGGCCATTCTCCGTCCTTGCCGGCCGTGAGCCCCACGGAGACCGTGCCCGGCGACAAGCCTCGTCCCAGCGGGCCGGACCTGGGCTTACCGCTCGGACAATGCTGCTGCCTCGGCCGCACAATCCGGCATCGGGGTGGCGGGCTTTGCCTTCGCGGCCTTCACCTCCGCCTCCGCCGCTTTGAGATCGGCAAGGAAGGCCGCGTTGGTCTGCAAGCGCGCAACGGTCGCTGCGCCCATGATGCGGCCCGCATCGACATCGCTCTGCCAATGAGCGTCGCAGATGACCCGGCTCTGGCCGAAGGCGATGCCGCGCTCGAGCAGCTCGTTCGAGCGCTCGGGATTGATCTGCGCGAAGACGAGAGCCCAGCCCCAGCCTGCGGCGGTGTGACCCGACGGATAGGAGCCGTCCCCCCTCAGGATCGCCTCCTGGTCCGCCCTGCATGTCGCTTCGTTGTGGGCGACGAAGGGCCTGGTCCGATTGTACTTGTTCTTCACGCCATAGGTGGAGAGTCCGAAATCGGACAACGTCTTCTGCATCATCGCATAGAGGCGTGGGGTCTGTTCTTCATCGATCTTGAATCCCATCGCGCAGGAAAAATTGTCGGCGGCCTGCGGGAAGGCGAGATCGGCATCGGTGTAGGCGAGCTTCCAGCGATCGGTGTTGCGCAGGGGGATCGTCGCCTTGCGCGCCTCTTCGTCCCTGGCCAGCGCGGCCGAACCCGGCTCAGGGGGCGGGCCGAGCAGGAGCAGGCTGTTCGGCAACTCGGATTGCCTCAGGTAGCCCGGCGCGATCTTGAAATGCGGGTCGGTGACATCGGGCTGCGTCTGTCCCGATTGCGCCAGGGCCTGCCCGCAGAGCGCGAGCAGCGCAAGTGCGGCAATACCGGTTCGAACCGCATTCATGATCGTGAACATTCCCATTCCTCCCGGCGCGGTCAAAATCGGTACGTTGCCGCCACAACGGGACCGTGCTGCGTCGCGTCGTATGAGAACCCGCCATGGCGATAGTCGACCTGAAGCGCCCGGTAGCCAGCCCTCAGGGTCAAGCTCTCGCTCCAGGCGTAGTTGACACTGCCCAATCCCTGCCAGGTCAGGCGCGAACCGGCACCGAAGCCGCCGACGTCGCCTGCCAGCGTCAGGCTCCACGGGCCGCCGAGCTCGACCCCGAGCCGGGTGCCGACGATGGGATCGGCCCACATCTCGGAATCGCTGTGGTCGATGCGGAGATTGGCGAGGCCGGGCAGAATCTCGAGCCTGTTGTTCAGGTTCCAGAACCGGACGCCGCCACCGGCATCCACCGAAACGGCCGCGTCCTCATAGACACGATAGAGGACGGAGCCCTGTATGGTCGTGGTCTGCGAGCGCACCTTGAGAGACGAAAAGAACGGGCCGGGCAGCTTGCCGCCGGACGTCACCTGCGAGAATTGGCCGTCCACCAGAAAGCTCCACCGATCGACGCGCATCTCGGCGGAGGCCATCATCGCGCCGTTCAGATCCTTGAGCACGTCGCGGAAGCGCAAGTCGATGTCGGCAGCGGGCAGCGGCGGGAAAGTGGCGCTCCTTCCATCGATCGCAGTCGCCCAGATATAGCTGGTGATGAAGAAGCTCGGACCGGATGCGAGGATCGGCGGATTCTGCTGGGGAGGCTGCGGGAGATCGGACGCCCACGCCGGCACGCACAACGATGCCGAAACCAATCCGATCGCGAGATATCGCACCGTTTCCCCTTGGATTTTACCCACCGTCGACACCCCCCGAGGGCACGGACCGCTGCACGGGCAAAGAGCGGAATTGCCGACGGTCCTATCGGCAGACGAACCCTGTTGGGGTCATTTCGCGCATAGGCAGATCGCCGGTCTTGTCATTTCGTGCCAATCGCCCTGGGCCGTCCTCTCGCCTCGGTGGTGGCGAATCCTAGGAAATTCGGCCTAAGGAGGAACATGGACCCTGTGACCGCGACGAGGCCCGATGGCTGACATTCCCTTGACGCGCGGCCAGTTTCTGCTCCCCTTCGTCGGCATCCTCGACGACCTCGGCGCTCCGACCGGCACGCTCCTGGAGACGTGCCGGCTGCCATCGGCTCTGGAGGAAAAGAGCGACCTCTACATTCCGCTCCTGCCGGCGCTGCGCTTCGTGGAAACCGCCCAGAGAACCCAGGGCATCGAAGATTTCGGCTTCCTCGCCGCCCAGCGCCTGCATTTCTCCCATATGAGGGAAAAGACACGAGCCCTGATCGCTCATTCCCCGACACTGCTCGTCGCCCTACGGCACGCCTGCCGCTGGGCGTCGCGGGAAGATACAATTCTGAGCATGTGGATCGAGCATGACGTGGCTCATGTGCGGGTTTGCAGCAGGCTCGGCGGGGCAAGGAGGCTTCTGCATCTGAAATACGCGCAGTGGATCCAGAACATTTTCTCGGTGTACATCGTCCGGCAATTCGCCGGACGCGACTGGATGCCGACGGCAATTGCCTTTGAATCATCCTATACGCCAAGCCCGGCGACACGATCCTTCTGGCCGAACGTACGATTTCTGTCGGGCCAGCATGCCGCCTGGATCAGCTTGCCCAATTCGCTCCTCAGTCTCTCCAACCTTTCGACCGTCTTCGTTCCTTCGCCGAATGAGCACGAGGATGGGCCTTCCGGCTACGACATCGTCGAACTGCTCAAGCTGATGCTGCCCTCCTATCTGGACGAGAGACCTCCTGTTCTTGCCGAGGTCGCGGAGATGGCGGGCGTCAGCGCCAGAACCTTTCAACGCAAGCTCTCGCATGTCGGCCTCACATATTCCGACATACTCGACACGGTCAGATATGAGAACGCGAGCAGGCTTTTGCGCGAGACCGATTCCAAGATAATCGAGATTTCATTTGCTTCCGGCTATACGGATCAAGCGAACTTCAGCCGTGCATTCCGCCGGGTTTCCGGCATGACACCACGTCAGTTTCGCGAGCAGTCGCGGCGGCGATAGTCGCGCATGGCGCGCCAGCGTCGATGACATTGAAGACTGCGTGACCGCTGAACGCTATGATTCCGTATCCGGTGGTGGTCCGCATGCTGCCACGGAAGCGCCGATCGGGCTACTCCCGGCAAAGGCGGAGTGAACCGCCTGCGGCCGATCCCGGCCTTGCTCGATCACCCCTGCGCTGAAAATCGCCGAGCCAAGTTCTGTTCCCGGAACGCGGCGGTGACATGGTCGACGAAGGCACGGGTCTTGGCCGGCAGCAATTTCTGGCTGGTGAAGTAAAGCGATATCGCGCCGAGGTCGGCATGCCAATCCGGCAACAGGCGTTGCAGCGCGCCGCTTTCCAGATGCCGCTCCACGTAGGGTACGGCGATCATCGCCACGCCGAGGCCCATCAAGGCCGCACGGCATATCGCCTCGGGATCGTTGGCCACCATGCGCGCTTCGTGCTCCAGCGTCGTTTCGGCGCCTTCACGGTTGCGCATCGTCCAGACGCGCACGCGACCGGTGAGAGCCGAGCGCATGGAGAGCCCATCGAGCATAGCCAGCTCATGAGGTTGCCGCGGCGGTTGGCGGCCTTGCAGGTATTCCGGCGAAGCCACTGCGATGACATGCAGCGGCGCCAATCGCCGGGCGACCACGCCGGACGCCAGTTCCATGCCGCCGCCGATGGCGGCATCGAAGCCCTCGCCGATCAAGTCGACCTGGCGGTTCTCGAAGCTCCAATCCAACTGAACATCCGGATGGCGCTCCATGAAGACCGGCAGCAGCGGCAGCACATGGTCCAGGCCGAAGGTCAAGGCCATGCTCACCTTCAGCACGCCGGCGGGCTTGCCGGAATGCGTCGTCACGTCGGCAATGGCCGATTGGATGGACTCGACGCCGCCAGCGACCGACGCCAGGAAACGCTCGCCATCCTCGGTCAGGGTCAGGCTGCGACTGCTGCGCTGAAACAAGCGGACGCCAAGGTTGCGTTCCAGCATGGCCACGTTGCGGCTGATTGCGGCGGGCGTCACGCCCAGCCGTCTCGCCGCCGCGGAAAAGCTGCCGCACCGGGCGCTACGGATGAAGGATTCGAGATTGGCCAGCGTTTCCACGCTGAGATCTTAAACGAATCGTTGAAGCCGGTTCAAGCTGTCGATGACTAATCTGCATCGATCGGGCGTCCAATATCTCCACCGAAGGCGCCCGACGCCGTGCGAGGCCACTGCGATGTCCAACTCACCGGAAGCTTCCATCGACTACGAGCGCCTGATGCAGGCGAACCTCGCGCGGGTGTTCGGCGAACGCGACCCCGGGCGGCGCATCGCGGCGATCCGCGAGCTCTATGCCGAAGACGCCGTGCTCCATGAACCGGATGCCTCGGCGACGGGCCATGCCGCCATCAATCAGGCGGTGGATGCGCTCTTGTCGAGCCTGCCGTCGGACTTCGTCTTCACGGCGATTGGCCCCGCTGTCGGCCACCACGGCGTCGGACGGCTGCGCTGGCAATCCGGGCCACCGTCCGGTCCCGCAGCCGTGACCGGAACCGACGTCGCCCGGTTCGAGGGCGGCCGCATCCAAACCCTTCACGTCTTTCTCGACCCGGCCGGCGCCTGAGCCGGCGTCTGCGTTTCCCAAGGAGTTGCCATGCCCGCCAAGACCGGTCTCGGCGCCCTGCTTCGCCCCGAAGACAGCATTGTCGTGCTGATCGACCATCAGCCCTACCAGTTCACCAATTTGAACAGCCACGAGCCGGCGATGATCGTCAACAACGTCATCGGCCTCGCAAAGACGGCGAAGGTCTTCGGCGTCCCGACGATCCTGACCACGGTGCTCGAGGAGCGCGGCGGCTCTCTGATCAAGGGTCTTCAGGATGTCTTTCCCGAGCAGAAGCCGATCGACCGCACCTTCATCAACACCTGGGAAGACCCGAAAGTTACCGGCATCGTGAAGACGAGCGGACGCAGGCAGCTCGTGCTGGCCGCCCTCTACACCGAGATCTGCCTCGCCATGCCGGCGATCCAGGCGCTCGGCGAAGGATATGACGTCTTCATCGTCACCGACGCTTCGGGCGGCGTCTCGCCGGAAGCCCATGACATGGCCGTGCGCCGCATGGTCGCCGCCGGCGCCGTGCCGATCACCTGGATGGCCGTGCTCGGCGAATGGCAGCGTGATTGGGCGCGCGAGGAGACGGCCGCCGGTGTCGCCGGCGTCGTCCTCGACCATGGTGGCGCCAGCGGCGTCGCCTTCGCCTGGGAAATGCAGCTCCTGGCCGCGCGCGCCAAGGCCGGCGCCTGAAGAGGCCCGGCATGCCCGCTGCGCCATCGCCAATCCGGATCGGCTATTGCCTGTCGTTGACCGGTCCGCTCGCGAGCAACAGCCCGTCGGCGCGGCTCGCCCATGACATCTGGCGAGAAGACGTCGACAGACGGGGCGGCCTGCTCGGCCGTCCCGTCGAGCTCGTCTGCTACGACGACCGTGCCGACGCGTCAGGCGTTCCCGGCCTCTACGGACGGCTGATGGACGAGGACAAGGTCGATCTCGTCATCGGCGGCTACGGCACGTGCGTCAGGGGTGCGCGGCGCCTTCGCGGTGCCTCTCGAGCGCGCCGGTGAAGAAGTCGACGAGGCCGGCGGGGGCGCGGTCGTCGAGGCAGAGCGCCAGGGTCTGGTGCGCGTCGGCGGCGGCCGACCGGCTGCGCGGGACCATCGCCGCTTCATAGGCTGAGAGCGCCGCCTCCATGTCGTCGAGGTGCGCAGCGATCGCCGCGCCGAGCTCGGCGCCGTCGAGCATCGCGAGGTTCGCGCCCTCTCCGGCCGGCGGAGCCAGGTGCGCGGCGTCCCCGATGAGCGTCACCCCCGGCACCCGGTCCCATTGGTGCCCGGTCGGGAGGGCGTGGAGCGGGCGCAGGACGGGCGCGGCCTCGCCGTCGGTGATCAGCGCGATGAGCGCCGGTGCCCATCCCGTGAACTCGGCCGCGACCTTTGCCGTCGTGGCGGCGGCATCGCTGAAATCGAGACCGGCGAACCATGC from Labrys wisconsinensis carries:
- a CDS encoding acid phosphatase, which produces MFTIMNAVRTGIAALALLALCGQALAQSGQTQPDVTDPHFKIAPGYLRQSELPNSLLLLGPPPEPGSAALARDEEARKATIPLRNTDRWKLAYTDADLAFPQAADNFSCAMGFKIDEEQTPRLYAMMQKTLSDFGLSTYGVKNKYNRTRPFVAHNEATCRADQEAILRGDGSYPSGHTAAGWGWALVFAQINPERSNELLERGIAFGQSRVICDAHWQSDVDAGRIMGAATVARLQTNAAFLADLKAAEAEVKAAKAKPATPMPDCAAEAAALSER
- a CDS encoding helix-turn-helix transcriptional regulator, which encodes MADIPLTRGQFLLPFVGILDDLGAPTGTLLETCRLPSALEEKSDLYIPLLPALRFVETAQRTQGIEDFGFLAAQRLHFSHMREKTRALIAHSPTLLVALRHACRWASREDTILSMWIEHDVAHVRVCSRLGGARRLLHLKYAQWIQNIFSVYIVRQFAGRDWMPTAIAFESSYTPSPATRSFWPNVRFLSGQHAAWISLPNSLLSLSNLSTVFVPSPNEHEDGPSGYDIVELLKLMLPSYLDERPPVLAEVAEMAGVSARTFQRKLSHVGLTYSDILDTVRYENASRLLRETDSKIIEISFASGYTDQANFSRAFRRVSGMTPRQFREQSRRR
- a CDS encoding LysR family transcriptional regulator gives rise to the protein METLANLESFIRSARCGSFSAAARRLGVTPAAISRNVAMLERNLGVRLFQRSSRSLTLTEDGERFLASVAGGVESIQSAIADVTTHSGKPAGVLKVSMALTFGLDHVLPLLPVFMERHPDVQLDWSFENRQVDLIGEGFDAAIGGGMELASGVVARRLAPLHVIAVASPEYLQGRQPPRQPHELAMLDGLSMRSALTGRVRVWTMRNREGAETTLEHEARMVANDPEAICRAALMGLGVAMIAVPYVERHLESGALQRLLPDWHADLGAISLYFTSQKLLPAKTRAFVDHVTAAFREQNLARRFSAQG
- a CDS encoding nuclear transport factor 2 family protein, producing MSNSPEASIDYERLMQANLARVFGERDPGRRIAAIRELYAEDAVLHEPDASATGHAAINQAVDALLSSLPSDFVFTAIGPAVGHHGVGRLRWQSGPPSGPAAVTGTDVARFEGGRIQTLHVFLDPAGA
- a CDS encoding hydrolase → MPAKTGLGALLRPEDSIVVLIDHQPYQFTNLNSHEPAMIVNNVIGLAKTAKVFGVPTILTTVLEERGGSLIKGLQDVFPEQKPIDRTFINTWEDPKVTGIVKTSGRRQLVLAALYTEICLAMPAIQALGEGYDVFIVTDASGGVSPEAHDMAVRRMVAAGAVPITWMAVLGEWQRDWAREETAAGVAGVVLDHGGASGVAFAWEMQLLAARAKAGA
- a CDS encoding ABC transporter substrate-binding protein, translated to MPAAPSPIRIGYCLSLTGPLASNSPSARLAHDIWREDVDRRGGLLGRPVELVCYDDRADASGVPGLYGRLMDEDKVDLVIGGYGTCVRGARRLRGASRARR